The Kwoniella mangroviensis CBS 8507 chromosome 1 map unlocalized Ctg02, whole genome shotgun sequence genome window below encodes:
- a CDS encoding 4-aminobutyrate transaminase gives MSRIFTSSLRTLPRVTIKPISTTSAKAFISSSSSTNSALAQEQQQIQSDDMPIAVKTAAQWAEFGRDHVCHGLGRLRDHVIVKGEGLDLYTADGKKLLDFTAGIGVTNLGHCHPHVSRAAAEQVNSLVHLQCSISFHAPYLQLIDRLLPAMPHPSLDQFFFWNSGSEAIEAAIKVARQATGRQNMIVFSGAYHGRTMGSGALTRSKPIYTQGTGPLMPGVFSSAFPYWHQLGVNPSTSEEELVRLAQHQLDLILRQQVNPKDVAAIFIEPVQGEGGYVPVPSAFLRHLREVCDKHGILLVIDEVQSGFFRTGSYFAIEQIVPELRPDILVFAKGVANGFPISGIASNKEIMGKLDVGSMGGTYSGNAVACAAGVAAQEVYQSGEIAQNVEVRSKQLFNVLNGLARGEKTKHLISDVRGMGLMAAVEFRNNSDKCTLEGLPEGSSVPKNIGKRVQEYCLNKDLMVLTTSAFDTIRFIPALTVNEEEMDRAMKIFTEAVELVAREG, from the exons ATGTCTCGGATCTTTACTTCGTCATTACGCACTCTCCCTAGAGTTACCATCAAACCTATATCAACCACTAGTGCCAAAgcattcatctcttcctcttcatcaacaaaCTCTGCTCTTGctcaagaacaacaacaaataCAATCAGACGATATGCCAATTGCCGTCAAGACCGCTGCTCAATGGGCTGAATTTGGACGTGATCACGTATGTCATGGTCTaggtagattgagagatCATGTGATCGTCAAAGGTGAAGGGTTGGATTTGTACACCGCGGATGGAAAGAAATTATTGGATTTCACTGCTGGTATTGGAGTGACCAACCTCGGACA CTGTCACCCTCATGTCTCTAGAGCCGCCGCTGAGCAAGTCAACTCCCTCGTCCACTTACAATGCTCCATCTCATTCCACGCCCCATACCTCCAACTCATCGACCGACTTCTTCCCGCTATGcctcatccatcacttgaccaattcttcttctggaatTCTGGCTCAGAAGCCATCGAGGCAGCCATCAAGGTAGCCAGACAAGCCACAGGCAGACAAAACATGATTGTCTTTTCGGGTGCTTACCACGGTCGAACGATGGGTTCAGGTGCTTTGACTAGATCTAAACCTATCTACACACAAGGTACAGGtcctttgatg CCCGGTGTATTCTCATCTGCCTTCCCATACTGGCACCAACTCGGTGTGAACCCTTCTACCTCGGAGGAAGAACTCGTCCGATTGGCTCAACACCAACTCGACTTGATCCTCAGACAACAGGTCAACCCCAAGGATGTGGCTGCTATCTTCATCGAACCCGTCCAAGGtgaagg TGGTTACGTCCCTGTCCCATCAGCTTTCCTTCGACACCTCCGAGAAGTGTGTGACAAGCACGGTATCTTACTTGTCATCGACGAAGTACAATCAGGATTCTTCCGAACCGGTTCATACTTCGCTATCGAACAGATCGTCCCTGAACTCCGACCTGATATCCTCGTATTCGCCAAAGGAGTAGCCAACGGTTTCCCCATCTCAGGTATCGCCTCCAACAAGGAGATTATGGGTAAACTCGATGTCGGTTCCATGGGGGGTACCTACTCTGGTAATGCCGTAGCGTGCGCAGCAGGTGTAGCAGCTCAAGAAGTCTACCAATCAGGTGAAATTGCTCAAAACGTCGAAGTTCGATCTAAACAATTATTCAACGTCCTCAATGGACTTGCTCGGGGGGAGAAAACCAAACATCTCATTTCGGATGTTAGAGGTATGGGATTGATGGCTGCTGTAGAATTCAGAAACAACTCCGATAAATGTACTTTGGAAGGATTACCTGAAGGCTCAAGTGTACCTAAGAACATCGGTAAACGAGTTCAAGAATATTGTCTCAACAAGGATTTGATGGTCTTGACCACTTCTGCATTCGATACCATCAGATTCATCCCTGCTTTGACCGTAaacgaggaagagatggatagaGCTATGAAGATCTTCACTGAAGCTGTCGAATTGGTCGCTAGAGAGGGTTAG
- a CDS encoding phosphate:H+ symporter: MSRQFEVEKARAEVVVSAGERRRAALAEIDEAKFSWFHAKACIVAGVGFFTDAYDIFSISIAATMIGYVYHHGGSNTTNQDLGIKVAHSIGTFFGQLLFGWLADHVGRKRMYGIELMIIIVGTLGQAVAGHAAGINIYGVMIMWRFIMGMGIGGDYPLSSVITSEFAARRIRGRMMTAVFASQGWGNLASAIVSVICISAFKSQIHSQPLTDMKAVDQVWRLIIGIGCVPACVALYFRLTIPETPRYTMDIERNIKQASQDVDTYLTSGTYVNDPIHNNERAELPKASWPDFIRYFGQWQNGKVLLGTAWSWFALDIAFYGLGLNSTTILTTIGFGSSTALPTKQENIYQTLYNAAVGNIILAVGGLIPGYYFSFLFIDSWGRKPIQFMGFSILTAIFVVMGFGYNKILSTGPGKKAFVFLYCMANLFQNFGPNTTTFVIPGEAFPTRYRSTAHGISAASGKLGAIVAQVGFSRLVNKGGKNHFLKHILEIFALFMLTGVFSTMLLPETKGRTLEDLSQESQDHFVHDTNVSPSTSPLQKGQGSDSNYAEEDPRLAAHA, translated from the exons ATGTCGAGACAATTCGAAGTTGAAAAAGCACGAGCTGAAGTTGTCGTATCAGCTGGTGAGAGACGAAGAGCAGCTCTCGCCGAAATTGACGAAGCGAAGTTCTCATGGTTTCACGCCAAGGCATGTATCGTTGCTG GTGTTGGTTTCTTCACCGATGCATAtgacatcttctccatctccatcgctGCCACCATGATTGGATATGTCTACCACCATGGTGGATCTAACACGACAAACCAAGATCTCGGTATCAAAGTGGCTCATTCGATCGGAACATTCTTTGGTCAATTGTTGTTCGGTTGGTTGGCTGATCACgttggaagaaagaggatgtaTGGTATTGAGTTG atgatcatcattgtcgGAACTCTCGGTCAAGCCGTCGCTGGACACGCTGCTGGTATTAACATTTACGGTGTGATGATCATGTGGCGATTCATcatgggtatgggtatcgGTGGTGACTACCCCCTCTCTTCTGTTATCACCTCTGAATTCGCTGCCAGACGAATCAGAGGTAGAATGATGACCGCTGTCTTCGCTTCTCAAGGTTGGGGTAACT TGGCATCCGCCATCGTCTCTGTCATCTGTATCTCCGCGTTCAAGAGCCAGATCCACTCTCAGCCACTCACCGACATGAAGGCAGTCGATCAAGTATGGCGACTAATCATCGGTATCGGTTGTGTTCCAGCCTGTGTCGCCCTTTACTTCCGATTGACCATTCCCGAAACTCCTCGTTACACAATGGACATCGAGAGAAACATCAAACAGGCTTCTCAGGATGTTGATACCTACCTTACATCCGGTACATACGTCAACGATCCAATTCACAATAACGAGCGAGCCGAACTTCCCAAGGCATCATGGCCGGACTTCATCAGATATTTCGGTCAATGGCAAAATGGAAAAGTCCTATTGGGTACAGCATGGTCATGGTTTGCTCTTGACATTGCCTTTTACGGTCTAGGTCTCAATTCAACTACTATCTTGACTACAATCGGATTCGGATCTTCTACAGCTTTACCAACAAAACAGGAAAACATCTATCAAACCCTATACAATGCCGCCGTTGGAAATATCATCCTGGCTGTTGGAGGTCTAATTCCAGGATATtacttctctttcttgttcaTTGATTCATGGGGTAGAAAACCAATTCAATTTATGGGTTTCTCAATCCTCACCGCTATCTTCGTGGTCATGGGTTTCGGATACAACAAGATCCTCTCTACGGGACCAGGTAAAAAAGCTTTCGTCTTCCTATACTGTATGGCAAACTTGTTCCAAAACTTCGGTCCAAACACCACGACATTCGTCATTCCAGGTGAAGCTTTCCCTACGAGGTATAGATCTACCGCACATGGTATCTCAGCTGCATCAGGTAAATTAGGTGCTATCGTTGCTCAAGTAGGTTTCTCAAGGTTGGTCAACAAAGGTGGTAAAAACCATTTCTTAAAGCATATATTGGAAATATTCGCCTTGTTCATGTTAACAGGTGTATTCTCCACCATGCTCTTACCTGAAACCAAAGGAAGGACTTTGGAGGATTTATCTCAAGAATCTCAAGATCACTTCGTACATGATACGAATGTCTCCCCATCGACGTCACCTTTGCAAAAAGGTCAAGGGAGCGATTCGAATTatgctgaagaagatccCAGATTAGCCGCTCACGCGTAA